In a genomic window of Trichoderma atroviride chromosome 4, complete sequence:
- a CDS encoding uncharacterized protein (EggNog:ENOG41): protein MPRSGYDLTGTAQGSPASEAAARARQRTASSRTPRAGTPTNPPRQDGDDQEMTPRASRVGRFASVAPMNIHPSFQTGFIPQSMAGPELYQNPLKMSLAQNASRSWMMHANSQYNHGVSPEAQSAVFSRPAVPASASQGIGFVNTQAAYQPINSGAANFRVEQHLFERSGGRLHAMPASQHGFQASHTINPNLQPPFHGFYSQTGTGPSGIIDEDAEMSDADNQSYK, encoded by the coding sequence ATGCCCCGTTCCGGATACGACTTGACTGGAACTGCCCAGGGCTCGCCAGCTTCTGAGGCCGCGGCTCGAGCCAGGCAAAGAACTGCTTCAAGCCGAACTCCTCGTGCTGGCACTCCTACCAACCCACCccgccaagatggagatgaccAGGAGATGACTCCTCGAGCGTCTCGAGTTGGCCGCTTTGCTTCGGTTGCTCCTATGAACATTCATCCGAGCTTTCAGACGGGCTTCATTCCGCAGAGCATGGCCGGACCTGAGCTGTACCAGAACCCTTTGAAAATGAGTTTAGCTCAGAACGCCTCGCGATCGTGGATGATGCATGCCAACTCTCAATACAACCATGGTGTCTCTCCTGAGGCGCAATCGGCCGTCTTTTCGAGACCTGCAGTTCCTGCCTCCGCTAGCCAAGGTATCGGATTCGTCAACACTCAAGCAGCATATCAACCAATCAACTCTGGAGCCGCCAACTTCAGAGTAGAACAGCATCTTTTTGAGAGAAGTGGTGGTCGGCTCCATGCTATGCCCGCCAGCCAGCATGGGTTTCAAGCCAGTCACACCATCAATCCGAATCTCCAGCCGCCTTTTCACGGCTTCTACAGCCAAACGGGCACAGGACCATCTGGCATTATCGATGAAGACGCCGAGATGAGCGATGCCGACAACCAGAGTTACAAGTGA
- a CDS encoding uncharacterized protein (BUSCO:EOG092D182U): MPKPRTKRGGDREKRKRYEDAEGNFDVEAKRPRRDDEYNGNDYNNDNEYSNGNEYGNGDQEFSHHQSGPSEREFFGMLADDEQEYFRRADEMLELNQFPTPEDRDIFLQSVYREAKGKECKIASSQSCSRLMERLIQLADTAQKKQLFEAFGGHFLSLVQHRFASHCCEALFLRSAGVVTQELAGFEEFVMDTKGADVDEQQPAASMERLFLATLDELEGSLGYLITDRFASHTLRVLLLVLSGMPLEEQSSRTLLKSKRKEKITVSGSSAADAQNHGKRAVPASFTMAANKIMQDAVSGMDATGIQVLAKHPIGNPILQLILELDLTLNKGEAKGEKDKAEEPSSPSLLQQLLPGAPKSLSDGSSAASEFINGMIYDQIGSRLVETLITHAPGKIFKALNQNIFLPRIQGYVRNDISCYPAIRVLKRLGKDDLAKAVDQIAPTVPQLVSKSRYNVIAALFERCAARNINDEIRKLMKRLKEGCGKQPADLVTTLCSLSTSEEEDKKKKDVQQLSKNEYAIQSHGANLLTTLLSISGPSKGVQESILALPSDLVVRLATTSLPTVTVLTTAIATPSTNSIFQKGLVNTLLPHIPELATNQYGHNLINAVAEIPSKGKDWSVPHHIKDKIMTSLGAHESMLRESWMGRSVWRTWKGDMWKTRRFDWKNWMKELDEIKAPQAAAPKNKGEPKANGEGKAAKNAEVADEEQNKMEEDGESQEKMEEDGEKKNVEGDEKRGEEEDTEKKAKKEKKAKKEKKEKKEKKEIKEKKEKKEKKEKKTDGVGEEKEKKKKKKSKSEDVEMADAEE; encoded by the coding sequence ATGCCGAAGCCGAGAACAAAACGAGGCGGTGACcgcgagaagcgcaagagaTACGAGGATGCGGAAGGAAATTTCGACGTAGAAGCGAAGCGCCCGCGCCGAGATGACGAGTACAACGGCAACGACTACAACAATGACAACGAAtacagcaacggcaacgaGTACGGAAATGGCGATCAGGAATTCTCACATCACCAGAGTGGTCCCAGCGAAAGGGAATTCTTTGGCATGCTTGCTGACGATGAGCAAGAATACTTTCGCCGCGCCGACGAGATGCTTGAGCTGAACCAATTCCCAACCCCCGAGGACCGAGACATCTTTCTGCAGAGCGTCTATCgcgaagcaaaaggcaaagagtGCAAgattgccagcagccagtcTTGCTCTCGCCTAATGGAGCGCCTGATACAGCTCGCCGATACGGCTCAGAAGAAGCAATTATTTGAGGCATTCGGCGGCCACTTCTTGTCGCTTGTGCAGCATCGCTTTGCCAGTCACTGCTGCGAGGCGCTCTTCCTTCGCTCTGCCGGCGTTGTCACGCAGGAGCTGGCTGGATTCGAAGAATTTGTAATGGACACCAAGGGAGCAGATGTTGACGAACAGCAACCGGCAGCATCCATGGAGCGCCTGTTTTTGGCTacgctggacgagctggagggaAGCTTGGGCTACCTCATCACCGACCGCTTCGCTTCACATACGCTGcgagtgctgctgctggtgctgtctGGAATGCCCTTGGAGGAACAATCGTCGCGTACTTtgttgaagagcaaaagaaaggagaagattaCCGTTAGTGGATCATCGGCGGCGGATGCACAGAATCATGGCAAACGAGCTGTACCAGCATCTTTTACCATGGCGGCCAACAAGATCATGCAAGACGCCGTCTCTGGAATGGATGCCACAGGAATCCAAGTCTTGGCCAAGCACCCCATCGGTAACCCCATTCTCCAGCTCATCTTGGAACTCGACTTGACGCTCAACAAGggcgaggccaagggcgagaaggacaaggcggaagagccttcttcgccttctcttctccagcagcttctccccGGGGCTCCCAAATCACTGTCTGACGGTTCTTCTGCCGCTTCCGAATTTATCAATGGCATGATTTATGACCAGATTGGTTCGCGACTTGTCGAAACACTCATCACCCATGCGCCAGGAAAGATTTTTAAGGCCCTCAACCAAAACATATTCCTGCCCAGGATACAAGGCTATGTACGAAACGACATCTCTTGCTACCCTGCTATCCGAGTACTCAAGCGGCTAGGCAAGGATGATCTTGCCAAGGCTGTCGATCAAATTGCGCCCACCGTGCCTCAACTAGTCTCCAAATCCAGATACAATGTCATAGCAGCCCTCTTTGAGCGATGCGCTGCCAGAAACATCAATGACGAAATCAGAAAGCTCATGAAGAGACTCAAAGAAGGATGCGGCAAGCAGCCTGCGGACCTTGTAACGActctttgctctctttcaACCagtgaagaggaagacaagaaaaagaaggacgtGCAGCAGCTTAGCAAGAATGAATATGCCATCCAGTCTCACGGAGCCAACCTACTTACGACCCTGCTGTCAATTTCTGGCCCATCCAAGGGCGTTCAAGAGTCCATCCTCGCTCTACCATCCGACCTTGTCGTTCGTCTCGCCACTACTTCCCTGCCTACCGTTACCGTTCTCACTACCGCAATCGCAACACCCTCTACCAACTCAATCTTCCAAAAAGGCCTTGTTAACACGCTACTACCACACATCCCGGAGCTAGCCACGAACCAATACGGCCACAACCTCATCAACGCCGTAGCCGAGATCCCTAGCAAGGGCAAGGACTGGAGCGTACCGCATCacatcaaagacaagatcATGACCTCTCTAGGCGCGCATGAATCCATGCTGAGAGAATCATGGATGGGCAGAAGCGTTTGGCGAACATGGAAGGGAGACATGTGGAAGACACGACGCTTTGATTGGAAGAACTGGATGAAGGAGCTTGATGAGATCAAGGCTccacaagctgctgcccccaagAACAAGGGAGAACCAAAGGCCAATGGGGAAGGAAAGGCAGCTAAGAATGCTGAGGTGGCTGATGAGGAACAgaacaagatggaggaagacggagaaagccaggagaagatggaggaagatggagagaagaagaatgtagagggcgatgagaagaggggagaagaagaagatacggagaagaaggcaaagaaggagaagaaggcaaagaaggagaagaaggaaaagaaagaaaagaaggagataaaagaaaagaaggagaagaaggaaaagaaggagaaaaagaccGACGGAGtaggagaggagaaggaaaagaagaagaagaagaagtccaagaGTGAAGAtgtggagatggctgatgcCGAAGAGTAG